A stretch of Natronococcus sp. CG52 DNA encodes these proteins:
- the ahaH gene encoding ATP synthase archaeal subunit H, with translation MPRPEVLERIKSAEEEADEIVALAENDRDERIAEARERAEEIRTEAEQEARDLTERRLEAARAEIDEECEQVLREGEQEREALAERARDRVDEVTEYVVELFQEDVHAQT, from the coding sequence ATGCCGAGGCCAGAGGTTCTCGAACGAATTAAGTCGGCGGAGGAAGAGGCCGACGAGATCGTCGCATTGGCAGAGAACGACCGCGACGAGCGGATAGCCGAGGCCCGGGAACGTGCCGAGGAGATTCGCACGGAAGCGGAACAAGAAGCGCGGGATCTCACGGAGCGCCGCCTCGAGGCGGCGCGCGCGGAGATCGACGAAGAGTGTGAGCAGGTCCTTCGCGAGGGCGAACAGGAGCGCGAGGCGCTCGCCGAGCGTGCCCGAGACCGGGTCGACGAAGTGACCGAATACGTCGTCGAACTGTTCCAGGAGGACGTCCATGCTCAGACCTGA
- a CDS encoding methyltransferase domain-containing protein — MGVLENKARARLFYKYLSKVYDRVNPFVWTEEMRNDALELLDIDPEMTVLDVGCGTGFATEGLLEHVDEVYAIDQSEHQLEQAYAKFGKRAPPVQFHRGDAERLPFATDTFDVVWSSGSIEYWPNPILALREFRRVLKPGGQVLVVGPNYPDNPVTQKLADAIMLFYDEYEADRMFKTAGFEEVKHAFMGPEYEPEVAITTIGRAPE, encoded by the coding sequence ATGGGAGTTCTCGAGAACAAGGCCCGTGCCCGGCTGTTCTACAAGTACCTCTCGAAGGTCTACGACCGGGTGAACCCCTTCGTCTGGACCGAGGAGATGCGAAACGACGCTCTCGAACTACTCGACATCGACCCCGAAATGACGGTCCTCGACGTCGGCTGTGGCACCGGTTTCGCGACCGAGGGGCTGCTCGAGCACGTCGACGAGGTGTACGCCATCGACCAGAGCGAACACCAGCTCGAGCAGGCGTACGCCAAGTTCGGGAAGCGGGCGCCGCCGGTACAGTTCCACCGCGGCGACGCCGAACGGCTGCCGTTCGCGACGGACACGTTCGACGTCGTCTGGTCGTCGGGCTCGATCGAGTACTGGCCGAATCCGATTCTCGCCCTGCGCGAGTTCCGACGCGTGCTGAAACCCGGCGGACAGGTACTGGTCGTCGGGCCGAACTATCCCGACAACCCCGTGACGCAGAAACTGGCGGACGCGATAATGCTCTTTTACGACGAGTACGAGGCCGACCGAATGTTCAAGACCGCCGGCTTCGAGGAAGTTAAACACGCGTTCATGGGGCCGGAGTACGAGCCGGAGGTCGCGATCACGACGATCGGACGCGCTCCGGAGTAG
- a CDS encoding radical SAM protein — MISKGCEQCAKGGKMVLFVYGYCDQRDCFYCPLGENRKNVTDVYANERQVESDEDVLTEAHRMDALGTSITGGEPQEALERTCHYLELLKDEFGEDHHTHLYTGITGGRENMRRLSEAGLDEIRFHPPLELWGEMHGTEWEEILHIAREEGLTPAFEIPGIRAEEEFLEFLDEGAADFCNINEFEMSDGNYRRMQEKGFELKEGHMSAVDNDRDDILDVMGDHEKVYFCTSVFKDAAQHRRRLKRAARNVRREFDDVTDDGTLVYGKTRADPERFADLGVPEEFYTVKSNHVEVAWWLLEEMIDEGDLEEGEIVEQYPTYDGQVVERTPLA, encoded by the coding sequence ATGATCTCGAAGGGCTGTGAGCAGTGCGCGAAAGGCGGCAAGATGGTGCTGTTCGTCTACGGTTACTGCGACCAGCGCGACTGCTTCTACTGCCCGCTCGGCGAGAACCGCAAGAACGTCACCGACGTCTACGCCAACGAACGGCAGGTCGAATCCGACGAGGACGTCCTCACCGAAGCCCACCGGATGGACGCGCTCGGCACCTCGATCACGGGCGGCGAGCCCCAGGAGGCCCTCGAGCGGACCTGTCACTACCTCGAACTGCTGAAAGACGAGTTCGGCGAGGACCACCACACCCACCTCTACACGGGTATCACCGGCGGCCGCGAGAACATGCGCCGCCTCTCCGAGGCCGGCCTCGACGAGATTCGCTTCCACCCGCCGCTCGAACTGTGGGGCGAGATGCACGGTACCGAGTGGGAAGAGATCCTCCACATCGCCCGCGAGGAAGGGCTCACGCCCGCGTTCGAGATTCCCGGCATCCGCGCCGAAGAGGAGTTCCTCGAGTTCTTAGACGAGGGCGCGGCCGACTTCTGTAACATCAACGAGTTCGAGATGTCCGACGGGAACTACCGCCGGATGCAGGAGAAGGGATTCGAACTCAAGGAAGGGCACATGAGCGCCGTCGACAACGACCGCGACGATATTCTCGACGTCATGGGCGACCACGAGAAGGTCTACTTCTGTACGTCCGTGTTCAAGGACGCCGCCCAGCACCGTCGTCGCCTGAAACGGGCCGCCCGGAACGTCCGTCGGGAGTTCGACGACGTCACCGACGACGGGACGCTCGTCTACGGGAAGACCCGCGCCGACCCCGAGCGGTTCGCCGACCTCGGCGTCCCCGAGGAGTTCTACACCGTCAAGTCGAACCACGTCGAGGTCGCCTGGTGGCTCTTAGAGGAGATGATCGACGAAGGCGATCTCGAGGAGGGCGAAATCGTCGAGCAGTATCCGACCTACGACGGACAGGTGGTAGAGCGGACACCGCTGGCGTAG
- a CDS encoding DUF373 family protein — MLLVLCVDLDDDLGRKTDFTTPVIGRDAVEEAAVALATADPEDSDVNVAFQGVHIYDDLADRGESVEVAVVTGNEDGDVNANREVGEEVDTVLASLSTAEDVTALVVTDGAQDESVIPVIRSRVPIDGVRRVVVRQAQNLESMYYTFKQVLNDPETRGTVLIPLGILLLIYPLALAGTVLEMPAVVLGMTSTLLGLYLISRGLGLGERLDDSVERARRSLYAGRTTLLAYVVAAALLVLGGVSGVNELERVQAEAAGEVGVPVMLSALLYGSIQWFAAAGVTTSLGQITDEYIAGRLEWRYLNAPFYVVSIALVLYAVSAFFLDVVGITVLATALTAGTLLGIVSTLAFAVAESHFSEEETRRTDSA; from the coding sequence ATGCTGCTGGTCCTGTGTGTCGACCTCGACGACGACCTCGGTCGGAAGACCGACTTCACGACCCCGGTTATCGGCCGTGACGCCGTCGAGGAGGCAGCCGTCGCGCTCGCGACAGCGGACCCCGAAGACTCCGACGTCAACGTCGCGTTCCAGGGGGTGCACATCTACGACGACCTGGCGGACCGCGGCGAGAGCGTCGAGGTCGCCGTCGTCACCGGCAACGAGGACGGCGACGTCAACGCCAACCGCGAGGTCGGCGAGGAGGTCGACACCGTCCTGGCGAGTCTCTCGACGGCCGAGGACGTCACCGCACTCGTGGTCACCGACGGTGCGCAGGACGAGTCCGTCATTCCGGTGATCCGGTCGCGGGTCCCCATCGACGGCGTCCGTCGGGTGGTCGTCAGGCAGGCCCAGAATCTGGAGTCGATGTACTACACGTTCAAACAGGTGCTGAACGATCCCGAGACCCGCGGGACGGTGCTCATCCCGCTCGGAATCCTCCTGCTCATCTACCCGCTCGCGCTGGCCGGAACGGTGCTCGAGATGCCCGCCGTCGTCCTCGGTATGACCTCGACGCTGCTCGGTCTCTATCTCATCTCGAGAGGACTCGGCCTCGGCGAGCGACTCGACGACAGCGTCGAGCGCGCCCGCCGATCGCTGTACGCCGGCCGTACGACGCTGCTCGCCTACGTGGTCGCCGCCGCGTTGCTCGTGCTCGGCGGGGTCAGCGGTGTGAACGAACTTGAGCGCGTCCAGGCCGAGGCGGCCGGCGAGGTCGGCGTCCCCGTCATGCTCTCCGCGCTGCTGTACGGCTCGATCCAGTGGTTCGCCGCCGCCGGTGTTACCACGAGTCTGGGACAGATCACCGACGAGTACATCGCGGGGAGACTCGAGTGGCGCTACCTCAACGCGCCGTTTTACGTCGTCTCGATCGCGCTCGTCCTCTACGCGGTGAGCGCGTTCTTCCTCGACGTGGTCGGTATCACCGTCCTCGCGACGGCCCTTACGGCAGGGACGCTGCTCGGAATCGTGAGCACGCTCGCCTTCGCGGTCGCGGAATCACACTTCTCGGAAGAAGAGACGCGCCGGACCGACAGCGCCTGA
- a CDS encoding polyprenyl synthetase family protein, translated as MERLERRRALIEERLVEVIDGVEPDALRDEVRHTALSGGKRVRPMVTLLACETVGGRPEDAVGFGVGIELVHNASLVVDDIIDRSDLRRGTTSAWAKFGYGPAIITSDGLLGEAFALFSADPNATQVVAEAMVELGIGEATELSAQPTNEEEYMTLARRKTGALFRAAAELGAIAADSDPFTVEALGEYAERVGVAFQIRDDVLDAVAAPEDLGKPTGHDAALERPSVVQVTDLGPEEANARARAEADRAIDALERVDVVDNGARDYLLELAEFVVEREQ; from the coding sequence ATGGAACGGCTGGAGCGTCGTCGGGCGCTGATCGAGGAGCGTCTCGTCGAAGTAATCGACGGCGTCGAACCGGACGCACTCAGAGACGAAGTCCGACACACGGCGCTCTCGGGCGGCAAACGCGTCCGCCCGATGGTCACCCTGCTCGCCTGTGAAACCGTCGGCGGACGGCCGGAAGATGCTGTCGGCTTCGGCGTCGGCATCGAACTCGTTCACAACGCCTCGCTGGTCGTCGACGACATCATCGACCGTTCGGACCTGCGTCGCGGGACGACGAGTGCGTGGGCCAAGTTCGGTTACGGGCCGGCGATCATCACGAGCGACGGCTTGCTCGGCGAGGCGTTCGCCCTGTTTTCGGCGGATCCGAACGCCACCCAGGTCGTCGCCGAGGCGATGGTCGAACTCGGGATCGGCGAGGCGACCGAACTCTCCGCCCAGCCGACCAACGAAGAGGAGTACATGACGCTCGCCAGACGAAAGACCGGCGCGCTGTTCCGGGCCGCCGCCGAACTCGGCGCGATCGCCGCGGACTCGGACCCGTTCACCGTGGAGGCACTCGGCGAGTACGCCGAACGCGTCGGCGTCGCCTTCCAGATCAGGGACGACGTCCTCGACGCGGTCGCGGCACCCGAAGACCTCGGCAAGCCGACCGGACACGACGCCGCCTTAGAGCGGCCCTCGGTCGTCCAGGTGACCGATCTCGGACCCGAGGAGGCGAACGCTCGCGCCAGAGCGGAGGCCGACCGGGCGATCGACGCCCTCGAGCGCGTCGACGTCGTGGATAACGGGGCGCGAGACTACCTGCTCGAACTCGCGGAGTTCGTCGTCGAACGCGAGCAGTAA
- a CDS encoding DUF7096 domain-containing protein, translated as MNSATAVLLALLLVVSLPAMAVTAADSGAGSEGDDLAGVGESPQQENSQRVTSVQSNNTTNYAAPVEANNTTNRLQLDGEIRSEHTDHSNDLGTALASSDDELRVDHEQYRLLDSEFDDASNEERAEMIQAAYDQLRERADGLESRERQAVREHADGDRSTAELIQTLIRNHNEAALLSSVLSDLRERSSRVPGYSISTQQARAVDKVFDFHQTSIRSDLESTMRTNQRTELLIRTSENGYSVSTVDSRNYLVETTRFDHRDTDEPDQFANIETSEALDRTMEFYPWADTHGSPHFQDHSSENLYWLDVGHTQGALEVYVDGGTASVHREVQQLRVAALPVTDETNWIENDLEISVAETPAGGPAKVTVTGADDDDPQNATVTIDGTEVGETGADGTLWILPPASEYDVEVESAGETVEVTVSGDED; from the coding sequence ATGAACAGCGCGACAGCCGTCCTCCTCGCGTTGCTACTCGTCGTCTCGCTTCCTGCGATGGCCGTTACTGCGGCCGATTCTGGAGCGGGAAGCGAGGGGGACGATCTGGCCGGTGTCGGCGAATCTCCGCAACAGGAGAATTCCCAGCGCGTTACCTCGGTCCAATCCAATAACACGACGAACTACGCCGCTCCCGTCGAAGCCAACAATACGACGAACCGCCTCCAGCTCGACGGCGAAATCAGAAGCGAACACACCGATCACAGCAACGACCTGGGTACTGCACTCGCCAGCAGCGATGACGAGCTCCGGGTCGATCACGAACAGTACCGCCTGCTCGACAGCGAGTTCGACGACGCCTCGAACGAAGAACGGGCAGAGATGATTCAGGCGGCCTACGATCAGCTCAGAGAGCGAGCCGACGGACTCGAGTCTCGTGAGCGCCAGGCCGTTCGGGAACACGCCGACGGCGACCGCTCGACCGCCGAGCTGATACAGACACTGATCCGAAATCACAACGAGGCAGCGCTGCTTTCGAGCGTTCTCAGCGATCTACGGGAACGAAGCAGCCGAGTGCCCGGCTATTCGATCTCGACGCAGCAGGCGCGTGCGGTCGACAAGGTGTTCGACTTCCACCAGACGTCGATCCGCAGCGACCTCGAGTCGACGATGCGAACGAATCAGCGGACGGAGCTGCTGATCCGGACGTCGGAGAACGGATACAGCGTCTCGACCGTCGACAGCAGAAACTACCTCGTCGAGACGACTCGGTTCGATCACCGAGACACCGACGAACCGGACCAGTTCGCAAACATCGAAACGTCCGAGGCGCTCGACCGAACGATGGAGTTCTATCCGTGGGCAGATACGCACGGCTCACCGCACTTCCAGGACCACAGCTCCGAGAACCTCTACTGGCTCGACGTCGGACACACCCAGGGAGCGCTCGAGGTGTACGTCGACGGCGGAACCGCGAGCGTCCACCGCGAGGTTCAGCAGTTGCGCGTCGCGGCTTTGCCCGTCACTGACGAGACGAACTGGATCGAGAACGACCTCGAGATATCGGTCGCCGAGACGCCCGCAGGCGGACCGGCGAAGGTGACGGTAACCGGCGCAGACGACGACGACCCGCAAAACGCGACGGTTACGATCGACGGAACCGAAGTCGGGGAGACCGGCGCCGACGGCACGCTGTGGATCTTGCCGCCCGCGAGCGAGTACGACGTCGAAGTGGAGTCGGCGGGCGAAACCGTCGAAGTGACGGTTTCGGGCGACGAGGACTGA
- a CDS encoding type IV pilin N-terminal domain-containing protein gives MSPTSVDRSERASRISGRGIAPLIGILLLVGITVALATVVVIGASTWTIEPVRVTAAFELAVDGDSGTVTIEYVAGDPIDVGELSVTVVVNGESLSEQPPVPFVGADGFAGTPRGPFNAASDQTWTTRERAAFTVAGTNEPQIESGDSITVTVTLDGQRVGSSETTAT, from the coding sequence GTGTCTCCGACGTCGGTCGACCGATCCGAACGGGCAAGCAGAATCAGCGGGCGTGGAATCGCCCCTCTGATCGGTATCCTTCTGCTCGTCGGCATTACCGTCGCGCTGGCGACCGTCGTCGTGATCGGCGCCAGTACGTGGACCATCGAGCCGGTACGCGTGACCGCGGCGTTCGAACTCGCGGTCGACGGCGATTCGGGGACGGTCACGATCGAATACGTCGCCGGGGACCCGATCGACGTCGGCGAACTCTCGGTCACCGTCGTCGTGAACGGAGAGTCGCTATCGGAACAGCCGCCCGTTCCCTTCGTCGGGGCGGACGGGTTCGCCGGAACCCCGCGCGGGCCGTTCAACGCGGCGAGCGATCAGACGTGGACGACGAGAGAACGAGCGGCGTTCACCGTCGCCGGAACGAACGAGCCACAGATCGAGTCGGGTGATTCGATCACGGTCACGGTCACCCTCGACGGTCAGCGCGTCGGCTCCTCCGAAACGACGGCGACCTAA
- a CDS encoding helix-turn-helix transcriptional regulator, whose product MRLSAAVTFALVALLVGSLTGAVAAESLASAPAATTHAPAESQLESTAAAAAGSQATVNEQSPPAADPAQIIRINVTTSGDAEWTIESRFLLTDDEDVEAFLEYADAIESGDRDAAYDRELFEPHVQTAEEATDREMSIEDDGWEEPRLESPEGDEFEDDTRVGVLAYSFTWTNFATMDENRIYFGDAFQTDDGLWLSKLADEQRLVVQSPPNYGFHDYNLPVSPQNGALIIDGPYQFSEDELEVVFLRGAGGNGGSGPGSGVLLPSTGWLVGGVFLLVVAVGTTSYALARRSSDHEWPAIPPLERTPWSDTEDTPETSSRSDPPDETGVESATRSSPEPAPEAVDQPDDTSQEFAYAEEDDEVDPELLSDEERVLRLLRKNGGRMKQASIVSETGWSNAKVSQLLSKMDDDEDIKKLRIGRENLITLPEIDPTEID is encoded by the coding sequence ATGCGGTTATCCGCCGCGGTAACATTCGCGCTGGTGGCCCTTCTCGTCGGTTCCCTCACGGGGGCAGTGGCCGCCGAATCGTTGGCGTCCGCACCAGCAGCGACGACTCACGCTCCGGCGGAATCACAGCTGGAATCGACGGCCGCGGCCGCGGCTGGAAGCCAGGCTACAGTCAACGAGCAATCCCCACCCGCCGCCGATCCGGCGCAGATAATCCGGATCAACGTGACCACGAGCGGCGACGCCGAGTGGACGATCGAAAGTCGATTCCTCCTGACCGACGACGAGGACGTCGAGGCGTTCCTCGAGTACGCCGACGCGATCGAATCCGGCGACCGTGACGCGGCCTACGACCGCGAGCTGTTCGAGCCCCACGTCCAAACTGCCGAGGAGGCGACCGACCGCGAGATGTCGATCGAGGACGACGGCTGGGAGGAGCCGCGCCTCGAGTCCCCCGAGGGCGACGAGTTCGAAGACGATACGCGGGTGGGCGTTCTCGCCTACTCGTTCACCTGGACTAACTTCGCGACGATGGACGAGAATCGGATCTACTTCGGCGATGCGTTCCAGACCGACGACGGCCTCTGGCTCTCGAAACTCGCCGACGAACAGCGTCTCGTCGTTCAGTCGCCGCCGAACTACGGCTTCCACGACTACAACCTCCCGGTCAGTCCGCAAAACGGCGCACTGATCATCGACGGACCGTACCAGTTCAGCGAGGACGAACTCGAGGTCGTCTTCCTCCGTGGTGCCGGCGGCAATGGCGGTTCCGGTCCCGGCAGCGGCGTCCTGCTTCCCAGTACGGGCTGGCTCGTTGGCGGGGTTTTTCTACTCGTCGTGGCCGTCGGCACCACGAGTTACGCCCTCGCACGCCGGTCGTCCGACCACGAATGGCCGGCGATCCCCCCGCTCGAGCGGACGCCGTGGTCGGACACGGAGGATACCCCCGAGACCTCGAGCAGAAGCGATCCGCCGGACGAAACCGGTGTCGAATCGGCGACACGCTCGTCGCCGGAGCCCGCCCCCGAAGCCGTGGACCAGCCCGACGATACGAGCCAGGAGTTCGCGTATGCCGAGGAGGACGATGAGGTCGATCCCGAACTGTTGAGCGACGAAGAGCGCGTCCTTCGACTGCTCAGGAAGAACGGTGGCCGAATGAAGCAGGCCTCGATCGTCTCGGAGACGGGCTGGTCGAACGCCAAGGTGTCACAGCTCCTCTCGAAGATGGACGACGACGAGGACATCAAGAAGCTCCGAATCGGCCGCGAGAACCTCATCACGCTGCCCGAGATCGACCCGACCGAAATCGATTGA
- a CDS encoding methyl-accepting chemotaxis protein — protein MSILAKLVPSFVRRRYLAKFVISILAVVLVIGSVGAVSYVAIDETVRADSNEQIESTAELQAGGIGDWTESMRVQTRTASASPVLQAGDPQEVQGEIVEAQAGMSVDVRAIHYVDTESGEVVTSTDAKLRGESLDGVEDPWATTDFESELAFDGAVWNSDAAYESPSLDDQVMAFASPVSERDDRVVVVIGTLEYRVQQLQQEGASSSTAIVDADGTPVLQAADASIDETSVDEEALEAALGGRPTRVEDGEFVRAYTPVGDTQWVAVTSVPIEQAYGVATDVGTNVIAMVLVSLVALGLVGIVLGRQTVVPLAELHDRTKEMEEGNLDVDLETSRADEIGRLYDGFDSMRTSLQNQIQEAEAARQDAEHARTETETINRHLEAKADEYRDVMEQCAAGDLTRRLDPESESEAMADIAHSFNSMVDELEETTAHVKTFATEVATASEEVTTSAEEVRSASEQVTESVQEISDGADRQNQHLQAVSTEMGGLSTTTEQIAASSNEVADIAERTAETGRLGREAAQEAIDGMHEIEAESTEAVEAIEALEAEMEQIDDLVEFISDIARETNMLALNANIEASRGSAGGEDGSGFAVVASQVKELAEDTRETAEDIEKRLERINERTDRTATEVQKTADRIATHVDSVENAAAALDEIADYASQTNDGVQEISAASEEQAASTQEVVAMASAATDISETTAQEAQHVAAAAEEQTSALTEVSENANSLAGQSAHLSEALDRFETDRGAQSWASGANVELAYEEEASTSDATLEGLETEDRTVDDESDGENADSGGADDADPGAETEVDTSASARTEQSFSFDRVDET, from the coding sequence ATGTCGATACTCGCAAAACTGGTACCGTCGTTCGTCAGACGGCGATACCTCGCGAAGTTCGTGATATCGATTCTGGCGGTCGTCCTGGTTATCGGCTCGGTCGGCGCCGTCAGTTACGTCGCGATCGACGAGACGGTGAGAGCCGATTCGAACGAGCAGATCGAGTCGACCGCCGAGTTGCAGGCGGGCGGGATCGGCGACTGGACCGAGTCGATGCGCGTCCAGACGCGGACCGCGTCGGCCTCACCGGTGTTACAGGCGGGAGATCCGCAGGAAGTTCAGGGTGAGATCGTCGAGGCGCAAGCGGGGATGTCCGTCGACGTGCGGGCGATTCACTACGTCGACACCGAGAGCGGCGAGGTCGTCACGAGCACGGACGCGAAACTTCGCGGCGAATCGCTCGACGGCGTCGAAGATCCGTGGGCGACGACCGACTTCGAGAGCGAACTCGCGTTCGACGGCGCGGTCTGGAACTCCGACGCGGCCTACGAGTCGCCGTCGCTCGACGACCAGGTAATGGCCTTCGCCAGTCCGGTGTCCGAACGCGACGATCGCGTCGTCGTCGTCATCGGCACGCTCGAGTACCGCGTCCAGCAGCTCCAGCAGGAAGGGGCGTCGTCGTCGACGGCCATCGTCGACGCCGATGGAACGCCGGTCCTGCAGGCCGCGGACGCGTCGATCGACGAAACGTCGGTCGACGAGGAGGCGCTCGAGGCCGCTCTCGGCGGCCGGCCGACGCGCGTCGAGGACGGAGAATTCGTTCGAGCGTACACGCCGGTCGGCGACACGCAGTGGGTCGCCGTCACGAGCGTTCCGATCGAGCAGGCTTACGGCGTCGCGACCGACGTCGGCACCAACGTCATCGCGATGGTACTCGTGAGTCTGGTCGCGCTCGGACTCGTCGGAATCGTTCTCGGTCGACAGACCGTCGTCCCGCTAGCCGAGTTGCACGATCGGACGAAAGAGATGGAGGAAGGGAACCTCGACGTCGATCTCGAGACCTCCCGTGCCGACGAGATCGGCCGGTTGTACGACGGCTTCGACAGCATGCGCACCTCGCTGCAGAATCAGATTCAGGAGGCCGAAGCGGCGCGCCAGGACGCCGAGCACGCTCGCACCGAGACCGAGACGATAAACCGCCACCTCGAGGCGAAAGCCGACGAGTACCGCGACGTGATGGAGCAGTGCGCCGCCGGCGATCTGACCCGGCGGCTCGATCCCGAGAGCGAGAGCGAAGCGATGGCCGACATCGCCCACTCGTTCAACTCGATGGTCGACGAACTCGAGGAGACGACCGCACACGTCAAGACGTTCGCCACCGAGGTCGCGACGGCGAGCGAAGAGGTGACGACGAGCGCCGAGGAGGTGAGATCGGCGTCCGAGCAGGTGACGGAGTCCGTTCAGGAGATCTCCGACGGTGCGGATCGGCAGAATCAACACTTGCAGGCGGTCTCGACCGAAATGGGAGGGCTCTCGACGACGACCGAACAGATCGCGGCGTCGTCGAACGAAGTCGCCGATATCGCCGAGCGGACGGCCGAAACGGGCCGACTCGGCCGCGAAGCGGCGCAGGAGGCGATCGACGGAATGCACGAGATCGAGGCGGAATCGACCGAGGCCGTCGAGGCGATCGAGGCGCTCGAGGCGGAGATGGAACAGATCGACGACCTGGTCGAGTTCATCTCCGACATCGCTCGCGAAACGAACATGCTCGCGCTGAACGCCAACATCGAGGCATCACGCGGTAGCGCCGGTGGCGAGGATGGTAGCGGGTTCGCCGTCGTCGCATCCCAGGTCAAAGAGCTCGCGGAAGATACGAGAGAGACCGCCGAAGACATCGAGAAGCGACTGGAGCGAATCAACGAGCGGACCGACCGCACGGCGACGGAAGTCCAGAAAACAGCCGATCGCATCGCGACGCACGTCGACTCCGTCGAGAACGCGGCGGCAGCGCTCGACGAGATCGCGGACTACGCGAGTCAGACCAACGACGGCGTGCAGGAGATCTCCGCGGCGTCCGAAGAGCAGGCCGCGTCGACCCAGGAAGTCGTCGCGATGGCGTCGGCGGCGACCGACATCTCCGAGACGACGGCACAGGAGGCCCAACACGTGGCGGCCGCCGCGGAGGAGCAGACGTCTGCCCTCACCGAAGTGTCGGAGAACGCGAACTCCCTGGCCGGACAGTCCGCACACCTGAGCGAGGCGCTCGACCGCTTCGAAACCGATCGAGGGGCGCAGTCCTGGGCATCGGGCGCCAACGTCGAACTGGCCTACGAAGAGGAGGCGTCGACGTCCGACGCAACCCTCGAGGGACTCGAGACGGAGGACCGAACGGTTGACGACGAGTCCGACGGCGAAAACGCCGACTCGGGTGGCGCAGACGACGCGGATCCCGGCGCGGAGACGGAAGTTGATACGTCGGCGTCCGCGCGAACCGAGCAGTCGTTCTCGTTCGATCGGGTCGACGAGACGTAG